The genomic stretch TACTCTGATCACGCTTCTTCTTCCTCTCTGTCGAGCATTGGAACGCGTACCTCCAACCGTGTACCTTGTTTCGGCACACTGACCACCCGCAAATGGGCGCCGATTTCCGCGGCCCGCTCCTTCATATTTTGCAAACCGTAAGCTCCTAGTTGTTCTGTGTCCATTTCAAACCCAATTCCGTCATCTGTAACAAGCAGAATGATGAAGCCATCCCGCTGAAGCAGCTTGATCGCCAAGCTCTCTGCTTTTGCATGACGAAGCGTATTTGAAACAGATTCTTGCACAATTCGAAACAACTGATCTTCAATGCCCTTTTCTACCGGAAATTCATCCAGCTCCCAGGAAATCGTGAGCGGTACTTTTGCTTGAAGATCAACAAGCAGCAAATCCATTCCTTCTTGCAGTGTCTTCCCTTTTAATGCCGCAGGTCTGAGATGAAGCAGCAGTGCCCGCATCTCAAGCTGTGATTGCTGCACCATTGACTCCAGCTGTTTTAGCGCAATAAGCATAGGTGCATTTTCTTCTTCTGATTCTGTAAGTGCAGAAATCAGCATGGACGCAGCAAATAACTCCTGGCTGACCGAGTCATGCAGTTCCCGGGCCAAACGATTTCTTTCTTCGGAAACGATTCGCTGCACTTCTTCCTCACGATCAATTACCCGTTCATTAGTCAGCTTTTGTGCGATTTTCGCTTGTTCATTCATATACAGCTGCAACCGCTCTAGCGCAGTCCACGTATGCTGCAGTTCGGATATACTAAAGCTGCGTTTCTTCATTGGCTGCTGTCCTTCACGGATGCCTTCTAATTCCTGTGCAGCTTGGTGCCAGCGCCTGCGCCAATACAGACCTGAAAACAGACCAAGCAAAGCACCTGAAAACAATACAAATACCGGAGCTGCAATGATAAAAGGTACCGAGCTGTCATGTATATTTAAAACTGCCCGCCAATTATTAACGGGGTAATTAAGTACATACAGAACGACTAAACCTGCCAGCATCAAGACACTATACAGCATCCCGAAGACGACATGCCGTTTAACGATATTACTCATACGCGCACCACCTCCAGCTTGCCTGCCACTACACTTGTGACAATTTTGACGCGCTGACTGGATTGCTGGTAACCTTTTGTCCGCAGATGAATCACTTTATTCCAGCTGTTCTTTTCTTTATGATCAAAGATGGTGACGGAGCCATATACCACCGAATGATGCACATCCACCTCCATATCATACGGAACAACAATCCGGACATTCCCAAGTACTTTTCGTACCATCAGCACCGCCTCTTCTTTTGGCAGCACGGTATAATTTAAGTCGATATTCGTATCACCGAGAAAGGCTTGAATGTTTGTGTCCTTCCACTCATATACGCCGCTTCCAGCAGACTGTGCACCAAACAAGCTGTTTTGGAACAGCGATTTTTGTTCAAATACTTGCTCTTGTTCCGATTCTGTTTGTTCAAAGGATGGATGATAAACTTGCGGCTTATCTGCTGTATTATCATGTATCTTAGAAAAGTAATAGATAATACCAGCAGTCAAAACAAGATAAAAAGCGAATGATTGCAATAAACTTAAAGCCACAATAGCTATCCCTATCCAAAGCAGTATCGGTTTTTTTCCGGCGGAGAGCCTCCGTCTTCCCAGATAAATAATAAAGATACCAATTCCCGCGCCAATCAGTACACCTGTGCCTGAAATTAATATTTCAGCAAGGAATACGACTGCGGCAGTAATCAGCAGCCAGCGAACCATATCATTTGGTTTCACCTTAAGGCACCCCTTTCATGCAGCAAGTGTAAACAAGGAAGTCACAGCGTCACCTGTGTCCTTCCTAGATTACCATGTCTCTCCTATTTTAACTAGATTTCCTTTCCAGATTCGCAAGCTTCGCATCCAGCGTCTGTTTGCGATAATCATCATTGACTTTTCGTTCCAGACGATCAATGTATCCCTCTAGATCGTTGAACTTGCTGGAAACGAATTCGAATTCCGGCTTATTCTTCAACACTTCATTCATACCGCGATGTGCTTTCGCAACATTCTCCCGCTCTGCAAACTCCATTTTCTTTACATAAAGATCCTTCAGCTTGTGCTTCATTTGAACGTATTTTTTTTCAAGCTCTTGCAAGTCCGCATTTGCTTTATCCATCATCGCTTTGATTTTGTCTGCTCGCTCTTGATATTGTATACGTTCATCTTGTGCTTGCTCTGCAAGTTCGGCTTCTTCTTGTTCTGCAGCTAACTTCGCCTGACGTTCTCTTTTATCAGCCATTGCCTGTGCAGCATGATATTCTTTCGTGAAGTCATGCTTCAGCTGGTACTGCTTTTCAATCAGTTCACGGATCTTCTTCGCCTGCTGCTCACATTGACGGATATACTGACTCAGCTGCACCGTCGGATTCTTTTCTTCCTTCTTATCCAAAATCTCGTGAAAATCTGCTGCAACCGCCTGTTTGATTCGTGTAAAGATATTTTCCATGTGTACCTCTCCTTTTTAAGTTAAAATATGTCTCGAATCAGGGCCATCACTGGGATAAGCAAAGCCAATATCGGAATGACCGCCCAAATCCATGTGTTATCCTTCCAGCCTGGTTTCTGCTGTTTTTTTAATTCTTCTATTTCTAATTCCAACACCCGTACCCGTTGTTCCAAATAATTGTCCACTATACGCCTCCTTGAAATTAGAGAGTAAAGTCAAACTTCTCTGCTTCTTTATCTTTTTTCCATGCTTTATACATGTAATAAAGAGCAGCCAAAGCAGCCAAACCAATCAGCGCTGGCAGGTTGGAAAGCGAGATACAAACCCCAATTCCAATTACGACACCCCAGCCAATCTTGGCGCCAACAGCATCAGTCATAACGAACCTTCTCAATCCGTAATAACCAACAGCCACACTAATCGCCAATACAAGCAGCGACCCAAGATTCGCCAACAGCACAGCCACCGCAACAACCGCCCCAATAATCAACAACACCTTCTTCATCAACCAACAACTCCTTTCATACCCCTAGTCTACCTTTATCCTCAACGCCACATAACGACCTGGAGAGGTAAGTTAGATAAGACTTTGGTCTTATGAAAGGCGGAAAAAGCCGGTTAGGAACGGAGAAGTAAGGGAGAAAGCCCGAAGGAAGGTGCTTTTCCTTCCGCAGGGATTTATCCCTTACGGCGCAGTTCCTGGCTTTTGGAGCTAGACATCAAGAAAAGCGGAAAAGACCGTTCAGAAACGAAGCGGTAAGCAAGGGAGCCCGGAGTGGGCGCCATTCCCACGCAGGGATTCATTGCTTACAGCGCAGTTTCTGGTCTTTGGAGCTAGACATAAAGAAAAGCGGAAAAGACCGTTCAGAAACGAAGCGGTAAGCAAGGGAGCCCGGAGTGGGCGCCATTCCCACGCAGGGATTCATTGCTTACAGCGCAGTTTCTGGTCTTTGGAGCTAGACATAAAGAAAAGCGGAAAAGACCGTTCAGAAACGAAGCGGTAAGCAAGGGAGCCCGGAGTGGGCGCCATTCCCACGCAGGGATTCATTGCTTACAGCGCAGTTTCTGGTCTTTGGAGCTAGACATCAAGAAAGGCGGAAAAAGCCGGTTAGGAACGGAGAAGTAAGGGAGAAAGCCCGAACTACAAAAAAACATCCATCCGCTTATAAAATAAACGAATGAATGTTTCATACGAAAAAAGACACTAAATATGAAATTTACGCTTCATCTTTTCTTTCCATTTCTCTGGTACTGTGTAAGATATAATCAGTAAGACGGCTCCTATTATAATGGACAGGATCACATCTCCGGCTGATTGAATAAAT from Terribacillus sp. DMT04 encodes the following:
- the liaF gene encoding cell wall-active antibiotics response protein LiaF, whose product is MKPNDMVRWLLITAAVVFLAEILISGTGVLIGAGIGIFIIYLGRRRLSAGKKPILLWIGIAIVALSLLQSFAFYLVLTAGIIYYFSKIHDNTADKPQVYHPSFEQTESEQEQVFEQKSLFQNSLFGAQSAGSGVYEWKDTNIQAFLGDTNIDLNYTVLPKEEAVLMVRKVLGNVRIVVPYDMEVDVHHSVVYGSVTIFDHKEKNSWNKVIHLRTKGYQQSSQRVKIVTSVVAGKLEVVRV
- a CDS encoding flagellar basal body rod protein — translated: MKKVLLIIGAVVAVAVLLANLGSLLVLAISVAVGYYGLRRFVMTDAVGAKIGWGVVIGIGVCISLSNLPALIGLAALAALYYMYKAWKKDKEAEKFDFTL
- a CDS encoding PspA/IM30 family protein, producing MENIFTRIKQAVAADFHEILDKKEEKNPTVQLSQYIRQCEQQAKKIRELIEKQYQLKHDFTKEYHAAQAMADKRERQAKLAAEQEEAELAEQAQDERIQYQERADKIKAMMDKANADLQELEKKYVQMKHKLKDLYVKKMEFAERENVAKAHRGMNEVLKNKPEFEFVSSKFNDLEGYIDRLERKVNDDYRKQTLDAKLANLERKSS
- a CDS encoding sensor histidine kinase is translated as MSNIVKRHVVFGMLYSVLMLAGLVVLYVLNYPVNNWRAVLNIHDSSVPFIIAAPVFVLFSGALLGLFSGLYWRRRWHQAAQELEGIREGQQPMKKRSFSISELQHTWTALERLQLYMNEQAKIAQKLTNERVIDREEEVQRIVSEERNRLARELHDSVSQELFAASMLISALTESEEENAPMLIALKQLESMVQQSQLEMRALLLHLRPAALKGKTLQEGMDLLLVDLQAKVPLTISWELDEFPVEKGIEDQLFRIVQESVSNTLRHAKAESLAIKLLQRDGFIILLVTDDGIGFEMDTEQLGAYGLQNMKERAAEIGAHLRVVSVPKQGTRLEVRVPMLDREEEEA